The Corallococcus exiguus genome includes a window with the following:
- a CDS encoding methyltransferase gives MEVREAALVALGEVLRARGYAFTTVTPETHRRVNARPGAKQAYSVRDVFGWSRPFGPGVLEPRMVALLEEAGALVDCRDGTHRSRVRFSCLGAGLYVHSAWPTSEQDAVFFGPDTYRFCALLQRVPGSFRRVVDLGCGSGAGGLSVAGRSGEVVLADLNPLALEFSRVNARLNGSHGVQAVHSDLLRDVSGRFDLIMANPPYLADTDKRTYRDGGGTHGTELSVRIVREGVERLEPGGTLVLYTGAPVVDGEDLLRTALEPVWREAPLAEVRYEELDPDVFGEELEKTPYTGVERIALVALVARRG, from the coding sequence ATGGAGGTGAGGGAGGCCGCGCTGGTGGCGCTGGGAGAGGTCCTGCGCGCCAGGGGGTACGCCTTCACGACGGTGACTCCGGAGACGCACCGGCGGGTGAATGCGCGGCCGGGGGCGAAGCAGGCCTATTCGGTCCGCGACGTGTTCGGGTGGAGCCGTCCTTTCGGGCCCGGCGTGCTGGAGCCTCGGATGGTGGCGCTGCTGGAGGAGGCGGGCGCGCTGGTGGACTGCCGGGACGGGACGCACCGGAGCCGGGTGCGGTTCTCCTGCCTGGGGGCGGGGCTGTATGTCCATTCCGCGTGGCCCACGTCGGAGCAGGACGCGGTGTTCTTCGGGCCGGACACCTACCGGTTCTGCGCGTTGCTCCAGCGGGTGCCGGGCAGCTTCCGGCGCGTGGTGGACCTGGGGTGTGGTTCCGGAGCCGGAGGCCTGTCGGTGGCGGGGCGGAGCGGGGAGGTGGTGCTCGCGGATTTGAACCCGTTGGCGCTGGAGTTCTCGCGGGTGAACGCGAGGCTGAATGGCTCGCATGGGGTCCAGGCGGTGCACTCGGACCTGCTGCGGGACGTGTCCGGCCGGTTCGACTTGATCATGGCGAACCCGCCGTACCTGGCGGACACGGACAAGCGCACGTACCGGGATGGTGGCGGCACGCACGGCACGGAGCTGTCCGTGCGCATCGTGCGTGAAGGCGTGGAGCGCCTGGAGCCGGGCGGCACGCTGGTGCTCTACACCGGTGCGCCGGTGGTGGACGGCGAGGACCTGCTGCGCACCGCGCTGGAGCCGGTGTGGCGGGAAGCGCCGCTCGCGGAGGTTCGCTACGAGGAGCTGGATCCGGACGTGTTCGGCGAGGAGCTGGAGAAGACGCCGTACACAGGCGTTGAGCGCATCGCGCTGGTGGCGCTGGTGGCGCGGCGGGGTTGA
- a CDS encoding NUDIX hydrolase, translated as MRVQALFDALETRLTARPARTFEWKGRALREAAVLVPLFERDGVPHVVFTRRPATLRTHAGQYAFPGGGQEARDVTPLETALRETDEELGVARTHVRVLGLLDETPTTSAYRIRPYVGVIPGDGKYVPNPAEVDLVLEVPLVRLLDPAILRVERHMWEGMEHDVHFYTHGEHVIWGATGRILRNFLQFVVEVPGIHDLLDAPSPADR; from the coding sequence GTGCGCGTGCAGGCCCTGTTCGATGCGCTGGAGACGCGGCTGACGGCGAGGCCGGCGCGGACGTTCGAGTGGAAGGGGCGGGCGCTGCGAGAGGCCGCGGTGCTGGTGCCCCTCTTCGAGCGGGACGGCGTGCCGCACGTGGTCTTCACGCGGAGGCCCGCCACCCTGCGCACGCACGCGGGGCAGTACGCGTTCCCGGGCGGAGGCCAGGAGGCGCGGGACGTCACCCCGCTGGAGACCGCGCTGCGCGAGACGGACGAGGAGCTGGGCGTCGCGCGCACCCACGTGCGCGTGCTGGGGCTGCTGGACGAGACGCCCACCACGTCCGCGTACCGCATCCGTCCCTACGTGGGCGTCATCCCGGGGGATGGGAAGTACGTGCCCAACCCGGCGGAGGTGGACCTGGTGCTGGAGGTGCCGCTGGTGCGCCTGCTGGACCCCGCCATCCTCCGGGTGGAGCGGCACATGTGGGAGGGGATGGAGCACGACGTGCATTTCTACACGCACGGCGAGCACGTCATCTGGGGCGCCACGGGGCGCATCCTGCGCAACTTCCTGCAGTTCGTGGTGGAGGTGCCGGGCATCCACGACCTGCTGGACGCTCCCTCGCCTGCTGACCGCTGA
- a CDS encoding undecaprenyl-diphosphate phosphatase, translating into MSLLEAIVLGLVQGLTEFLPISSTAHLRIAPELFGWPDPGAAYSAIIQLGTVAAVLIYFRKDIVALVKAFVVGLVKRDPFGTMEARLAWFVGVGTLPIGICGLAFKKVIETQFRSLYVIAGSLIVLAIVLFVVEKRASHQRTVADMTWKDGIIIGLWQALALVPGSSRSGTTLTGGLSLGLKREDAARYSFLLSIPATTLAGIFELKHLLEATQRPSTVALVVGTLVAFLSGMAAIAWLLSFLKRRTTLVFVVYRIALGVLLLGLLQANILKPMSGVENLATPDAPTKPPVEKQITD; encoded by the coding sequence ATGAGCCTGCTTGAAGCCATCGTCCTGGGTCTGGTCCAGGGTCTCACGGAGTTCCTGCCCATCAGCTCCACCGCGCACCTGCGCATCGCGCCGGAGCTGTTCGGCTGGCCGGATCCGGGTGCGGCGTACTCGGCCATCATCCAGCTGGGCACGGTGGCCGCGGTGCTCATCTACTTCCGCAAGGACATCGTCGCGCTGGTGAAGGCGTTCGTCGTGGGGCTGGTGAAGCGGGACCCGTTCGGCACGATGGAGGCGCGGCTCGCGTGGTTCGTGGGCGTGGGCACGCTGCCCATCGGCATCTGCGGACTCGCGTTCAAGAAGGTCATTGAGACGCAGTTCCGTTCGCTCTACGTCATCGCGGGCAGCCTCATCGTGCTGGCCATCGTGCTGTTCGTCGTGGAGAAGCGCGCGTCGCACCAGCGCACCGTGGCGGACATGACGTGGAAGGACGGCATCATCATCGGCCTGTGGCAGGCGCTGGCGCTGGTGCCGGGGTCGTCCCGGTCCGGCACGACGCTCACGGGCGGCCTGTCGCTGGGGCTCAAGCGCGAGGACGCGGCGCGCTACTCGTTCCTGTTGTCCATTCCGGCGACGACGCTGGCGGGCATCTTCGAGCTGAAGCACCTGCTGGAGGCCACGCAGCGTCCGTCGACGGTGGCCCTGGTGGTGGGGACGCTGGTGGCCTTCCTGTCGGGCATGGCGGCCATCGCGTGGCTGTTGAGCTTCCTGAAGCGGCGCACCACCTTGGTGTTCGTGGTGTACCGCATCGCGCTGGGCGTGCTGTTGCTGGGGCTGTTGCAGGCGAACATCCTCAAGCCAATGTCTGGCGTGGAGAACCTGGCGACGCCGGATGCGCCGACGAAGCCGCCGGTGGAGAAGCAGATCACGGACTGA
- a CDS encoding YchJ family protein: MPPLPLCPCSSGQRYKQCCAPFHKGEAEAPDAERLMRSRYSAFAWREAAYLWKTLHPDHPMRARPEADVVRELRAFAQAHQYPGLVVMGHQPPDTTGLARVLFFAKVFEKGKDQSFVERSDFRHDGTGWRYLDGVLKLPRELKVPPESLTLETFPVD; the protein is encoded by the coding sequence ATGCCCCCCCTCCCCCTGTGTCCCTGCTCCTCCGGCCAGCGCTACAAGCAGTGCTGCGCCCCCTTCCACAAAGGCGAGGCGGAAGCCCCGGACGCCGAGCGCCTGATGCGCAGCCGCTACAGCGCCTTCGCCTGGCGCGAGGCCGCCTACCTGTGGAAGACGCTCCACCCCGACCACCCGATGCGGGCCCGTCCAGAAGCGGACGTCGTGCGCGAGCTGCGCGCCTTCGCCCAGGCCCACCAGTACCCGGGGCTGGTGGTCATGGGCCACCAGCCTCCGGACACCACGGGGCTCGCCCGCGTCCTCTTCTTCGCCAAGGTGTTCGAGAAGGGGAAGGACCAGTCCTTCGTGGAGCGCTCGGACTTCCGCCACGACGGCACCGGCTGGCGCTACCTGGACGGCGTCCTCAAGCTGCCCCGCGAGCTGAAGGTCCCGCCCGAGTCCCTCACGCTGGAAACCTTCCCCGTGGACTGA
- a CDS encoding type II secretion system protein GspG: MDRKKRRQRGMTLIEIMVVITILGLIAAAVGVSVMSQFGQAKQQRVGLDFGSLGQGLQLYAMKKGRLPDTTSGLRVLVEENILPELPRDPWGNDYVYTLDRGVPAIVSLGADGAPGGDGDDRDLSSLDRDARSRG; this comes from the coding sequence ATGGACAGGAAGAAGCGACGTCAGCGCGGCATGACGCTGATTGAAATCATGGTCGTCATCACCATCCTGGGCCTCATCGCCGCCGCGGTGGGCGTGTCGGTGATGAGTCAGTTCGGCCAGGCGAAGCAGCAGCGCGTGGGCCTGGACTTCGGTTCGCTGGGGCAGGGACTCCAGCTGTACGCGATGAAGAAGGGCCGGCTGCCGGACACCACCTCCGGGCTGCGCGTGCTGGTGGAGGAGAACATCCTCCCGGAGCTGCCGCGCGACCCGTGGGGCAATGACTACGTGTACACGCTGGACAGGGGCGTGCCGGCCATCGTGTCACTGGGCGCGGATGGCGCACCGGGCGGTGACGGCGATGACCGGGACCTCTCGTCACTCGACCGGGACGCGCGGTCCCGAGGGTGA
- a CDS encoding type II secretion system protein GspG, with the protein MPSRIGLRPWLKTYSWLLVFVALVLIGYAVLALSMMNLERGAQLRMVALDMRHLLKAVTRYAERAGHVPPPSVGLSALVEERLLERIPVDPWGHDYVYRVEAGTPVILSYGRDGIPDGEGPDADHSSRVLLAE; encoded by the coding sequence ATGCCCTCTCGAATCGGCCTCCGTCCCTGGCTCAAGACCTACAGCTGGTTGCTTGTCTTCGTGGCGCTGGTCCTCATCGGCTACGCCGTGCTGGCGCTGTCCATGATGAACCTGGAGCGAGGGGCGCAGCTGCGGATGGTGGCCCTGGACATGCGGCACCTGCTGAAGGCGGTGACTCGGTACGCGGAGCGGGCGGGACACGTGCCGCCGCCATCGGTGGGGCTCTCCGCGCTCGTGGAGGAACGCCTCCTGGAGCGCATCCCCGTGGATCCCTGGGGCCATGACTATGTGTACCGTGTGGAGGCGGGCACGCCGGTCATCCTGTCCTATGGCCGTGATGGCATCCCGGACGGCGAAGGCCCGGACGCGGACCACTCCTCTCGCGTCCTCCTGGCGGAGTGA
- a CDS encoding di-heme oxidoreductase family protein encodes MAALLLLGACGDDDPTPQPSGNTDAGVTVDAGTDAGTQPVRHDHAFWNHSPRVHPRHDARVLRAVVPPLPDDPPIDTPDEVPLEVAPFDPDETRSGGATTVPHAGPEAFVQSPANITMEHRSRFLLGEANFEVDWVPAPSGQRDRDGLGPLFHATSCLACHVANGRGAPVAGNTKAPASLLVRLSVPGTGPHGEPVPEPTYGDQFQPRAIDGVPAEGQVQATYASLPALSLRGEGSVTLQSPSYELLDLGYVPLAPDVRLSPRIAQPMVGLGLLAAIPDATLLAWADPDDRDGDGIRGRPNRVWNAKEGREVLGRFGWKANQPDLEHQAAGALLGDMGLTSTLFPQPPCTAAQSQCLKGATGGEPEVDAANLASLSDYSHLIAVPARRGADREDVRTGKAAFLRASCDRCHRPSTTTGELPGFPELSNQRIWPYTDLLLHDLGEALADGRTDYQATGTEWRTPPLWGLGLTATVNGHTRLLHDGRARSVLEAILWHGGEAQASREAVQRMSPKERAALLTFLDSL; translated from the coding sequence GTGGCGGCGCTGCTGCTGCTCGGAGCGTGTGGTGACGACGACCCGACGCCCCAGCCCTCGGGCAACACGGATGCGGGTGTGACCGTGGACGCGGGCACGGATGCCGGCACGCAGCCCGTCCGCCATGACCATGCGTTCTGGAATCACAGTCCCCGCGTGCATCCTCGTCATGATGCTCGCGTCCTGCGGGCAGTCGTCCCCCCGCTTCCGGACGACCCGCCCATCGACACCCCGGATGAGGTGCCGCTGGAGGTCGCGCCGTTCGACCCGGACGAGACACGGTCCGGTGGTGCCACCACGGTGCCCCACGCCGGCCCCGAAGCCTTCGTGCAGTCCCCCGCCAACATCACGATGGAGCACAGGTCGCGCTTCCTCCTGGGCGAGGCCAACTTCGAGGTGGACTGGGTCCCCGCGCCCTCGGGCCAGCGCGACCGTGACGGCCTGGGCCCGCTCTTCCACGCCACCTCGTGTCTCGCCTGCCACGTCGCCAATGGCCGGGGCGCGCCCGTCGCCGGCAACACGAAGGCCCCCGCGTCCCTGCTCGTGCGCCTCTCCGTGCCCGGCACCGGACCCCACGGCGAACCCGTGCCGGAGCCCACCTACGGCGACCAGTTCCAGCCTCGCGCCATCGACGGCGTCCCCGCCGAAGGCCAGGTGCAGGCGACCTACGCGTCCCTGCCCGCCCTGTCCCTCCGGGGCGAAGGCAGCGTGACGCTCCAGTCGCCGAGCTACGAGTTGCTGGACCTGGGCTACGTCCCGCTCGCGCCCGACGTGCGCCTGTCCCCGCGCATCGCGCAGCCCATGGTGGGCCTGGGCCTGCTCGCGGCCATTCCAGATGCGACGCTGCTCGCCTGGGCCGACCCTGACGACCGTGATGGCGACGGCATCCGGGGCCGCCCCAACCGCGTCTGGAATGCGAAGGAAGGCCGCGAAGTACTGGGCCGCTTCGGATGGAAGGCCAACCAACCGGACCTGGAGCATCAGGCCGCGGGCGCGCTGCTGGGCGACATGGGCCTCACCTCCACACTGTTCCCCCAGCCTCCGTGCACCGCCGCGCAGTCGCAGTGCCTCAAGGGCGCCACCGGTGGCGAGCCCGAAGTGGACGCCGCCAACCTCGCCTCCCTCTCTGACTACTCGCACCTCATCGCCGTGCCCGCGCGACGTGGCGCGGACCGCGAGGACGTGCGCACGGGCAAGGCCGCGTTCCTGCGCGCGAGCTGCGACCGCTGCCACCGCCCCAGCACCACGACTGGTGAGCTGCCCGGATTCCCGGAGCTGTCGAACCAGCGCATCTGGCCGTACACGGACCTGCTGCTGCACGACCTGGGCGAAGCGCTCGCGGACGGGCGCACCGACTACCAGGCCACCGGAACTGAATGGCGCACCCCGCCCCTCTGGGGCCTGGGGCTCACCGCCACCGTGAACGGGCACACGCGCCTGCTCCACGACGGACGCGCGCGCTCCGTGCTGGAGGCCATCCTCTGGCACGGCGGCGAAGCCCAGGCCTCGCGCGAAGCCGTGCAGCGCATGTCCCCGAAGGAGCGCGCCGCGCTGCTCACGTTCCTGGACTCGCTCTGA
- a CDS encoding MYXO-CTERM sorting domain-containing protein: MPAAMRCAIGTLVFLTGSALPAAAAPLPFAVESQAVTQLDLKQSFDFITKPILVSPAANALLPDGLITLQWEASTDPRGWPLTYGVAIRQGGVNVATFQTAETRITLEEGDALPPGVYSWGVVAYNAGGAGHSDEVSFTIAGEVAVDGGIPDAGTASDAGSIEADAGSRDSGVPVFHEPLPHSLPPSESSGCSSSPAGGAFPGALLPLLALGLMLRATHRHRGTHARLPSPARPPR, encoded by the coding sequence ATGCCCGCGGCAATGCGCTGTGCCATTGGCACGCTCGTCTTCCTGACCGGGTCCGCGCTTCCTGCCGCCGCCGCCCCTCTGCCATTCGCCGTTGAATCACAGGCCGTCACGCAGTTGGACTTGAAGCAATCTTTCGACTTCATCACCAAGCCCATCCTCGTTTCACCGGCAGCCAATGCGCTCCTTCCGGATGGCCTCATCACCCTGCAATGGGAAGCGTCCACGGACCCCAGGGGTTGGCCGCTGACCTATGGCGTGGCCATTCGCCAAGGCGGCGTAAACGTCGCAACCTTCCAGACGGCGGAGACCCGCATCACCCTGGAGGAGGGCGATGCGTTGCCTCCGGGTGTCTATTCCTGGGGCGTCGTCGCCTACAACGCAGGTGGCGCCGGCCACTCTGATGAGGTCAGCTTCACCATCGCGGGTGAAGTCGCCGTTGATGGGGGCATTCCGGATGCTGGCACTGCTTCGGACGCGGGCTCCATCGAGGCAGACGCAGGAAGTCGGGATTCAGGCGTCCCCGTGTTCCACGAGCCTTTGCCTCACTCCCTGCCGCCCTCGGAATCATCCGGATGTTCCTCCAGCCCGGCCGGTGGGGCATTCCCTGGCGCACTGCTGCCTCTTCTGGCGCTCGGGCTCATGCTTCGAGCCACCCACCGCCACCGTGGAACCCACGCGCGGCTGCCCAGCCCTGCCCGACCTCCGCGTTAA
- a CDS encoding glycosyltransferase, with the protein MAKNPGDPYPLVQVENYERYVGAEVVERILEKARPLQDLRVVHVNSTYYGGGVAELLSPLTLLMNSVGMATEWRAIQGPPDFFNITKKMHNALQGADIHLTSLKATIYEEVVYENAVRNRLDHDRVVIHDPQPLPIVRYSRKRGPWIWRCHVDLSNPEPSLWAYLKPFVEQYDATVLSIPEYARELSTPQVFFMPAIDPFSIKNREMSEAEIEERLQHHHIPTDLPLVVQVSRFDRWKDPEGVVAAWRIARKEMPCTLVLLGNMAADDPEGQKVYEEVMRHKDERLIVLSREDTALVNALQRRAAVVVQKSLREGFGLTVAEAMWKGTPVIGGNVGGIRHQIEDGHNGFLVDSVDQCAQRIVQLLRTPKLRNQLGHHAHETVRRRFLLTRYLEQYLDLFNAFEARYHLRPLPHLTT; encoded by the coding sequence ATGGCGAAGAATCCCGGAGACCCCTACCCCCTCGTCCAGGTCGAGAACTACGAGCGCTACGTGGGCGCGGAGGTGGTGGAGCGCATCCTGGAGAAGGCGCGCCCGCTGCAGGACCTGCGGGTCGTGCACGTCAACTCCACGTACTACGGCGGCGGGGTGGCGGAGCTGTTGTCACCGCTGACGCTGCTGATGAACAGCGTGGGCATGGCCACCGAGTGGCGGGCCATCCAGGGGCCGCCAGACTTCTTCAACATCACGAAGAAGATGCACAACGCGCTGCAGGGCGCGGACATCCACCTGACGTCGCTGAAGGCGACCATCTACGAAGAGGTCGTCTACGAGAACGCGGTGCGCAACCGGTTGGACCACGACCGGGTCGTCATCCACGATCCGCAGCCGTTGCCCATCGTGCGGTACAGCCGCAAGCGCGGGCCGTGGATCTGGCGCTGCCACGTGGACCTGTCGAATCCGGAGCCGTCGCTGTGGGCGTACCTCAAGCCGTTCGTGGAGCAGTACGACGCGACGGTGTTGAGCATCCCGGAGTACGCGCGCGAGCTGTCCACCCCGCAGGTGTTCTTCATGCCGGCCATTGATCCGTTCTCCATCAAGAACCGGGAGATGAGCGAGGCGGAGATTGAGGAGCGGCTCCAGCATCACCACATCCCCACGGACCTGCCGCTGGTGGTGCAGGTGTCACGCTTCGACCGGTGGAAGGATCCGGAGGGAGTGGTGGCCGCGTGGCGGATCGCGCGCAAGGAGATGCCGTGCACGCTGGTGCTGCTGGGCAACATGGCGGCGGACGACCCGGAGGGGCAGAAGGTCTATGAGGAGGTGATGCGGCACAAGGACGAGCGGCTCATCGTCCTCAGCCGCGAGGACACGGCGCTGGTGAACGCGCTCCAGCGCCGCGCGGCGGTGGTGGTGCAGAAGTCACTGCGCGAGGGCTTCGGGCTCACGGTGGCGGAGGCGATGTGGAAGGGCACGCCCGTCATCGGAGGGAACGTGGGCGGCATCCGTCATCAGATTGAGGACGGGCACAACGGCTTCCTGGTGGACTCGGTGGACCAGTGCGCCCAGCGCATCGTGCAGTTGCTCCGGACCCCGAAGCTGCGCAACCAGCTGGGGCACCACGCGCACGAGACGGTGCGCCGCCGCTTCCTGCTCACGCGCTACCTGGAGCAGTACCTGGACTTGTTCAACGCGTTCGAGGCCCGCTACCACCTGCGTCCGCTGCCGCACCTGACGACGTGA
- a CDS encoding methionyl-tRNA formyltransferase: MPTSGAAPGWRIVLLTVAPAVAHDFTLALRAQGHDVVALVVPAGIRGLRPLDMEGWAELGRLFEAAPPSVDVLLVSERAHLTPRLAGLKPDLLLCFFFPWRLPPEALALARLGAVNVHPSLLPRYRGPCPLGWALREDARELGLTFHRMDASFDTGPVLAQGAFPVTDEDTEEVVFEKLMLASRRLLPGVVERVARGDVGEQQAGADATFAPFFEPAYRDIDWRDSARSVHLKVRACRFAGWRGGRGDARARLDGRWVRVQRTRMWRGEKPCAEPGTLLARQGDELLVQCGDTPLWVVSHAPEEA; the protein is encoded by the coding sequence ATGCCGACTTCGGGTGCCGCGCCTGGCTGGCGCATCGTGCTGCTCACCGTGGCCCCCGCGGTGGCGCACGACTTCACGCTGGCGCTGAGGGCCCAGGGGCATGACGTGGTGGCGCTGGTGGTGCCGGCGGGCATCCGGGGCCTGCGCCCGCTGGACATGGAAGGGTGGGCGGAGCTGGGGCGGCTCTTCGAGGCCGCGCCGCCGTCAGTGGACGTGTTGCTGGTGAGCGAGCGGGCACACCTGACGCCCCGGTTGGCGGGCCTGAAGCCGGACCTCCTGCTGTGCTTCTTCTTTCCGTGGCGGCTGCCGCCAGAGGCGCTGGCGCTGGCGCGGCTGGGGGCGGTGAACGTGCACCCGTCCCTGCTTCCTCGATACCGGGGGCCCTGTCCGCTGGGGTGGGCGCTGCGCGAGGACGCTCGCGAGCTGGGGCTCACCTTCCACCGCATGGACGCGAGCTTCGACACCGGGCCCGTGCTCGCGCAGGGGGCGTTCCCGGTGACGGACGAGGACACGGAGGAAGTGGTCTTCGAGAAGCTGATGCTCGCGTCGCGCCGGCTGCTTCCCGGGGTGGTGGAGCGCGTGGCGCGGGGAGACGTGGGCGAGCAACAGGCGGGGGCCGACGCGACCTTCGCGCCCTTCTTCGAGCCGGCGTATCGGGACATCGACTGGCGCGACAGCGCGCGCTCCGTGCACTTGAAGGTGCGCGCGTGCCGCTTCGCCGGGTGGCGTGGGGGCAGGGGCGATGCGAGGGCCCGGCTCGATGGCCGCTGGGTCCGGGTGCAGCGCACGCGGATGTGGCGGGGCGAGAAGCCTTGCGCGGAGCCGGGCACGCTGCTGGCCCGTCAGGGAGACGAGTTGCTGGTGCAGTGTGGGGACACGCCGCTCTGGGTGGTGTCGCACGCGCCGGAGGAGGCCTGA
- the metK gene encoding methionine adenosyltransferase, protein MPTDFLFTSESVTEGHPDKIADQISDGVLDAIIAKDPQARVAVETLVKTGLAIVAGEVTTNTYVDIPKIVRSTITRIGYTDSAMGYDGNTCGVMVAIEGQSQDIARGVDNKKDQGAGDQGMMFGFACDETPELMPAPIHYAHALTRRLAEVRRKNHPWIRPDGKSQVTVEYKDGKPLRIDAVVLSTQHSDDVSNKKIQEAIREDVILKVLPKKLIDNKTKFFINPTGRFVIGGPMGDSGLTGRKIIVDTYGGMGRHGGGAFSGKDPSKVDRSAAYMGRYIAKNVVAAGLARRCEVQVSYAIGVAEPVSVMVETFGTSTVPEEQIARAVRQTFGLRPREITEHLDLLRPIYQKTAAYGHFGRAEKEFTWERTDKKDALREAVAAPAPKTRTPRLKAV, encoded by the coding sequence ATGCCTACCGACTTCCTGTTCACGTCTGAATCCGTCACCGAGGGCCACCCGGACAAGATCGCCGACCAGATCTCCGACGGTGTGCTCGATGCCATCATCGCCAAGGATCCGCAGGCGCGTGTCGCCGTGGAGACGCTCGTGAAGACGGGCCTCGCCATCGTCGCGGGCGAGGTGACGACGAACACCTACGTGGACATCCCGAAGATCGTCCGCTCGACCATCACGCGCATTGGCTACACCGACAGCGCGATGGGCTACGACGGCAACACCTGCGGCGTCATGGTGGCCATCGAAGGCCAGAGCCAGGACATCGCCCGGGGCGTGGACAACAAGAAGGACCAGGGCGCCGGCGACCAGGGCATGATGTTCGGCTTCGCGTGCGACGAGACGCCGGAGCTGATGCCCGCGCCCATCCACTACGCGCACGCGCTGACCCGCCGCCTGGCGGAGGTGCGCCGCAAGAACCACCCGTGGATCCGCCCGGACGGCAAGAGCCAGGTGACGGTGGAGTACAAGGACGGCAAGCCGCTGCGCATCGACGCGGTGGTGCTGTCCACGCAGCACTCGGATGACGTCTCCAACAAGAAGATCCAGGAGGCCATCCGCGAGGACGTCATCCTGAAGGTCCTGCCGAAGAAGCTCATCGACAACAAGACCAAGTTCTTCATCAACCCCACGGGCCGCTTCGTCATCGGCGGCCCCATGGGCGACTCGGGCCTCACGGGCCGGAAGATCATCGTCGACACCTACGGCGGCATGGGCCGTCACGGTGGCGGCGCGTTCAGCGGCAAGGACCCGTCCAAGGTGGACCGCTCGGCCGCGTACATGGGCCGCTACATCGCGAAGAACGTCGTGGCGGCGGGCCTGGCCCGTCGTTGCGAGGTGCAGGTGTCCTACGCCATCGGTGTGGCGGAGCCTGTCAGCGTGATGGTGGAGACCTTCGGGACGTCCACGGTGCCGGAGGAGCAGATTGCCCGCGCCGTGCGCCAGACGTTCGGCCTGCGCCCGCGCGAAATCACCGAGCACCTGGACCTGCTGCGGCCCATCTACCAGAAGACCGCCGCGTACGGTCACTTCGGCCGTGCGGAGAAGGAGTTCACCTGGGAGCGCACGGACAAGAAGGACGCGCTCCGTGAGGCGGTCGCCGCCCCTGCTCCCAAGACGCGCACGCCCCGCCTGAAGGCGGTCTGA
- a CDS encoding Tgt2/MlaC family protein, producing MNAIARLRTLPFLVAITFAVPALAAPKASEAITKPVKTVVQSVRYEKDLKALENLGSDQQGLFLLGDEWTKATDAQRKEFTQLFQNLFAKIAFPKVRENFKNLDSITYDEPQVTGDKALVGSTIFINHPLKKQEMKLKYAVEKVGSGWKVVDVSVLGDSMLTGIRDDQVRPLFKEGGWDGLLGAMRAKNNELGSVKVK from the coding sequence ATGAACGCCATCGCCCGCCTTCGCACCCTTCCCTTCCTGGTTGCCATCACCTTCGCCGTGCCCGCGCTCGCCGCGCCCAAGGCTTCCGAAGCCATCACCAAGCCGGTGAAGACCGTGGTGCAGTCCGTGCGCTACGAGAAGGACCTCAAGGCCCTGGAGAACCTGGGCAGCGACCAGCAGGGACTCTTCCTGCTGGGTGACGAGTGGACCAAGGCCACGGACGCCCAGCGCAAGGAGTTCACCCAGCTCTTCCAGAACCTGTTCGCGAAGATCGCCTTCCCCAAGGTGCGCGAGAACTTCAAGAACCTGGACTCCATCACCTACGACGAGCCGCAGGTGACGGGCGACAAGGCGCTCGTGGGCTCCACCATCTTCATCAACCACCCGCTGAAGAAGCAGGAGATGAAGCTCAAGTACGCCGTGGAGAAGGTGGGCAGCGGCTGGAAGGTCGTGGACGTGTCCGTGCTGGGCGATTCCATGCTCACCGGCATCCGTGATGATCAGGTCCGCCCCCTCTTCAAGGAGGGCGGCTGGGACGGGCTGCTCGGCGCCATGCGTGCGAAGAACAACGAACTGGGTTCGGTGAAGGTGAAGTAA